One Candida dubliniensis CD36 chromosome 1, complete sequence genomic region harbors:
- a CDS encoding ubiquitin-mediated protein-degradation mediator protein, putative (Similar to S. cerevisiae UBX) gives MDESIPTFLAVTGLEDESVAKQFLEVAGGDLELAVTLYMESGQHGASKSSTTNDNNNSTNTGDSTNPITFANEDEDEALAKRLQEEAYRANDNSNDNVREADTNVHRHETLVDNVGFPGFINQQPSITRPSDIFGNRHQGVFHQRFDFQEHMRMPGFGDDDDDDDDEIDDEYHDSHDIQVLDSDEDEGEEEGHDNGSTGGGGGITGRRRQLRQNRHQELSSTQRRLANLFRPPFDIISILNLDEAKYQGRQLKKWILINIQDSSEFQCQLLNRDFWSNERIKQIVKENFIFLQYQTDSVNGQSYINFYHVDKFPHIAILDPLTGERVYKWIDGKVPLVNDWIEQTYKFLDSFSLIPGSKNPLVHHEVKIDPTSLSEDQQIQLAMKQSIIDNNVDNNDESNSRSYRSGNTVDDAIELDSDDDDDDDDDSGIPDDILSTPSLGTPQEQPGPEIPKDQDQDPFESITPINHPEPTEQPFTRIQIRFPNGKRLVRKLNPDTKIKSIFEWLKYVLQDGFQEYGLNSPDDRFILSNSSNKAFKFIDSLDKTIEEANLKNASILLEQD, from the coding sequence ATGGATGAAAGTATACCCACTTTTCTTGCCGTTACAGGATTAGAAGATGAATCTGTTGCCAAACAATTTTTAGAAGTGGCTGGTGGCGACTTAGAATTGGCAGTGACATTATATATGGAATCGGGCCAACACGGTGCAAGTAaatcttcaacaacaaacgacaacaacaacagcacTAACACTGGTGATAGCACTAATCCAATAACATTTGCCAATGaggatgaagatgaagcaTTAGCGAAACGCTTACAAGAAGAAGCATATCGTGCTAATGATAATAGTAATGATAATGTTCGTGAAGCTGATACAAATGTCCATCGACACGAAACATTAGTGGACAATGTTGGATTTCCTGGGtttataaatcaacaaccaaGCATTACGAGACCAAGTGATATTTTTGGTAATAGACATCAAGGTGTTTTCCACCAACGATTTGATTTCCAAGAACATATGAGGATGCCTGGATTcggtgatgatgatgatgatgatgatgatgaaattgatgacgAATATCATGATTCACATGATATACAGGTATTAGATtctgatgaagatgaaggtgaagaagaaggacATGATAATGGTTCTAcaggaggaggaggagggaTAACTGGTCGTAGAAGACAATTGAGACAAAATCGTCATCAAGAATTATCATCTACTCAAAGACGATTAGCAAATTTATTTCGTCCACcatttgatattatttcTATATTAAATCTTGATGAAGCTAAATATCAAGGTcgacaattgaaaaaatggatactaataaatattcaaGATTCACTGGAATTTCAAtgtcaattattaaatcgAGATTTTTGGTcaaatgaaagaattaaacaaattgttaaagaaaattttatttttttacaatATCAAACTGATTCAGTTAATGGTCAATcatatattaatttttatcatgttgataaatttccTCATATTGCCATTTTGGATCCATTAACAGGAGAAAGAGTATATAAATGGATTGATGGTAAAGTCCCTTTAGTAAATGATTGGATTGAACAAACTTATAAGTTTTTAgattcattttcattgattCCAGGATCAAAAAATCCTTTAGTTCATCATGAAGTGAAAATAGATCCTACTAGTTTAAGTGAAgatcaacaaattcaattggcaatgaaacaatcaattataGATAATAATGtcgataataatgatgaaagtAACAGTAGGAGTTATAGATCAGGAAATACTGTTGATGATGCCATTGAATTGGatagtgatgatgatgatgatgatgatgatgatagtGGTATACCCGATGATATCCTTTCAACTCCATCATTAGGCACCCCACAAGAACAACCGGGACCAGAAATACCAAAAGATCAAGATCAAGATCCATTTGAATCTATTACTCCAATAAATCATCCAGAACCTACTGAACAACCATTCACCAGAATTCAAATCAGATTCCCTAATGGTAAACGATTGGTCCGTAAATTGAATCCAGATactaaaattaaatcaatatttgaatGGTTAAAATATGTATTACAAGATGGTTTTCAAGAATATGGTTTAAATTCTCCTGATGATAGATTTATTTTATCCAATAGCTCCAACAAAGcttttaaatttatagATTCTTTGGATAAAACTATCGAGGAAgctaatttgaaaaatgctAGTATTCTTTTAGAACAAGATTAA